AATCATGCCGCCGATATTTTACCCAAGCGCCAAACCATCCTTCAGCGGCCAACCTGCCCCATTTGCGGCTCATTCCGCCCTTACCGGGGATGGAGCGCCCTGACGGCCCTTATCACCAAACAACACACGTGCCAAACATGCCGGCAGCGCCATCCCTACCTTATCCGCTCTCTGATCATTGAACTGGGCACGGCGCTTGTTTTTGCCTTTCTGCTGCAAAGATATGACTGTTCGTTCAATCTGCTGCTTGTCACGCTTTACACCACTATTCTCATTCTGGTGACCATTACCGACCTGGAACACCGGCTGATCTTTAACGTGGTCATATTGCCCGCCATCCTGTTTGCCGGGGCGGCTGCTTTTTTTACGCCGGGGCTGGCCTGGCCGGCGGCCCTGGCGGGCGGCGTGAGCGGGTTTATTATCAGCTACCTGGCGGCGCTTGTTTCGCGGGGCGGCCTGGGCGGCGGGGATGTCACCCTTTCTACGTTTTTGGGCCTGATTTTGGGTTTGCCCTACATTATCTTAAGCCTGGGTTTTGGCGTTTTCCTGGGCGGTTTTGTGGCCTTTTTATTGCTAATCACCCGCCGCGTGGGACTAAAAACGTATATTCCCTACGGGCCTTTTTTAACCATCACCGGCTGGATCATGCTGGTTTGGGGCGATGAAATATGGCAATATTATTTTTGGTAAGGGAGAAGATGCGTTAATGACAAAACAGGTACGCGCCCGCATTTTGATCGAGGGCCGGCTCCAGGCCCTAAATTTCCGCTACAATACGCAACAACAGGCCAAAAAATTGGGCCTGGCCGGCTTTGTGCGGACCCTCTCAGACGGGCGCATTGAAATAGAAGTGCAAGGCGACGAGGCTAATGTTGAAACCATGTTAGCCTGGTGTCAGGAGGAACCCCAGAGCAGCCAGATCAGAAGCATCTTCTACCGCTACGATGAACCCAGTGAACGTTACTCTGGCTTTAACGTGCGTTAAGCTCTCCAGCCCCTATACTTGGGATGGTCGTTACCAAGGGGTAATTCAACCACTTGTCCGGTTTGGGCAGAGTGATAAATAGCCGTAATCAATTCCACCGAGGCGCGGGCCTCAACCAGCGTAACCGGGAGTTTGGTATTCTGCCCTAAAGCCTGGTAGAAACGATAGAACTGTCCCCCAAATCCTTCGGGCAGCGGTTGAAAACAGGCCAGTGTTTCGTGGATTTGTTGCGTCAGTTCCGGCGAGTCGCCGGTAAAGGTCCAGGGATCGGCAGTGTTGGCATAGGGAGCGGTGTTGCTTTCGGCGGTCAGATTGCTAAAACAAAACCGATGCCGGCTAATTTCTGCCGCCGAGCCGGTCGTCACCGCCAGGGAGGCCAAGGAACCATTAGCCATCTCCAAAGAGATAGCGGCGGAATCCTCGGTTTCAACGGGATTGACCAGCGTGGCCGTGCGGGCAAACACACTTTTGGCCGAGCCAAGAATGTAATAAAGCACGTCGTGGGCATGCACGGCCAGCGTAACCAGGGCGCCACCCAACTCTGTGGCCCATTTACCGCGCCAGGGCACTGCGTAATATTCCGACCGCCGCCGCCAGGCTGTTTCTACCGTGGCCAGGTAGGCCCGTCCCGCCATACCTTGCTCCACCAAAAACTTAAGCTTCTGCGCGCCGTGGCCAAAGCGGTATTGAAAAATGGGCATAACTCGTTTGCCGGCTTGGGCTTCAGCCTGAATGAGGTCGTCCATTTCCTTGAGCGAACCGGCAATAGGTTTTTCACAGATAACGTGTTTGCCGGCTGCCAGAGCTTGCCGGGTTTGGGCAACATGAAGATAGGATGGGGTGCAAATGTCAATCACGTCCACCTCGGCCATGGCGCACAAGGCGGCAAAATCCGGCGCCACTCGTGAAATTTTATACTTCTCCGCCAGATCACGGACTTTGGCTTCATCAAGGTCACAGACGGCCGCCACCTCAAATTGCTCCGGCAAACTTTGAAAAGCATGGATATGATGCTGGCCAACACCACAGCCGGCCACCCCCACTCTCAATTTATCACTCATCTCTAAACCTCATAGGCGGACGAACGACCAACATGGATCGCGGTCTTTGGTGAACGTCCGAAAATAAATTAAAAAGTTGGTCCTTGGTCGTTGGTCAATTATTTGTTGGTTGAATTAAGATTTGCGCTACAGATGACCCAAGCGGATGGCCTGCGCTTGAGCTTTTAAGGCCAGTTCCGCAGCCAAAAAACAGTGCGCCTGTGACATTGCAGTTTCGGTGCGGTTGATAATATCGTTGACCAATTGCGGGCCGTAAGGCAGATGAACCTCGTTGCAGTCAAAATAATGCGTCCCCTTTTGGTCAACCAGGAAAAGATGGTTGCCGCCGGGCCGACCGGCAATATCGCAATATTTGCGCAATTCCAAATAGCCTTCAGTGCCCAGAATGGTCAGGCGACCATCGCCCCAGGTATCCAAGCCATCCGGCGTATACCAATCCACCCGCACGTAACCCGTGCCGCCGTTGCCCCGCACCAGGACCTCGCCAAAATCTTCCAATTCTGGATATTGCGGGTACTTGTAGTTGGCCACCTGCGCCGAAACCACCTCGGCCTCAGTGGAGCCGGTGAAAAAGAGAAATTGGTCCAACTGGTGGGAAGCGATGTCGGTGATGATACCGCCGTATTGGGCGCGGCGGAAGAACCAGGCAGGACGGGTGGACAACCTGGCCCGATGCGGTCCCAGCCCTACCGTTTGCACAACCCGGCCAATGGCCCCAGCCTGAACCAGTTCGCCAGCCTTGACCGCGGCCCCCACTTCAAAACGCTCACTGTAACAGATGGAATAAATACGGCCGGTTTCGGCCTGCACGCGGCGAGCCTCGGCCAATTGGGCCAGGGTAGTGAAGCCAGGTTTATCGCTCATAAAATCCTTGCCATACTGCATGGCCTTTATGCCCAGCGGCGCTCGTTCATTGGGAATACCCGCTGTAACAATAAGTTGGAGGCGCTCATCCTCCAAAATCTCCTCCGGGCTGCCCGCCAGCCTGGCCTGGGGATACTTGGGCGCAAACTCGGCCAGCAGGTCCGGCTCTGGGGCGTAAAAAGACTCAAACTGGGCGCCCGCGCGCAGCAGCAAATTTACCTGGCCATAAATGTGGCCATGATTAATGCCAATTACGCCAAAACGAATGAGGGGAGGGG
This portion of the Anaerolineae bacterium genome encodes:
- a CDS encoding prepilin peptidase — encoded protein: MIISTFLYALLGWLVGVAVNHAADILPKRQTILQRPTCPICGSFRPYRGWSALTALITKQHTCQTCRQRHPYLIRSLIIELGTALVFAFLLQRYDCSFNLLLVTLYTTILILVTITDLEHRLIFNVVILPAILFAGAAAFFTPGLAWPAALAGGVSGFIISYLAALVSRGGLGGGDVTLSTFLGLILGLPYIILSLGFGVFLGGFVAFLLLITRRVGLKTYIPYGPFLTITGWIMLVWGDEIWQYYFW
- a CDS encoding acylphosphatase, translating into MTKQVRARILIEGRLQALNFRYNTQQQAKKLGLAGFVRTLSDGRIEIEVQGDEANVETMLAWCQEEPQSSQIRSIFYRYDEPSERYSGFNVR
- a CDS encoding Gfo/Idh/MocA family oxidoreductase — translated: MSDKLRVGVAGCGVGQHHIHAFQSLPEQFEVAAVCDLDEAKVRDLAEKYKISRVAPDFAALCAMAEVDVIDICTPSYLHVAQTRQALAAGKHVICEKPIAGSLKEMDDLIQAEAQAGKRVMPIFQYRFGHGAQKLKFLVEQGMAGRAYLATVETAWRRRSEYYAVPWRGKWATELGGALVTLAVHAHDVLYYILGSAKSVFARTATLVNPVETEDSAAISLEMANGSLASLAVTTGSAAEISRHRFCFSNLTAESNTAPYANTADPWTFTGDSPELTQQIHETLACFQPLPEGFGGQFYRFYQALGQNTKLPVTLVEARASVELITAIYHSAQTGQVVELPLGNDHPKYRGWRA
- a CDS encoding Gfo/Idh/MocA family oxidoreductase; this encodes MTTPPLIRFGVIGINHGHIYGQVNLLLRAGAQFESFYAPEPDLLAEFAPKYPQARLAGSPEEILEDERLQLIVTAGIPNERAPLGIKAMQYGKDFMSDKPGFTTLAQLAEARRVQAETGRIYSICYSERFEVGAAVKAGELVQAGAIGRVVQTVGLGPHRARLSTRPAWFFRRAQYGGIITDIASHQLDQFLFFTGSTEAEVVSAQVANYKYPQYPELEDFGEVLVRGNGGTGYVRVDWYTPDGLDTWGDGRLTILGTEGYLELRKYCDIAGRPGGNHLFLVDQKGTHYFDCNEVHLPYGPQLVNDIINRTETAMSQAHCFLAAELALKAQAQAIRLGHL